In a single window of the Cuculus canorus isolate bCucCan1 chromosome 25, bCucCan1.pri, whole genome shotgun sequence genome:
- the ACE gene encoding angiotensin-converting enzyme, with translation MLPALGLLLGLSLVGALLPNHEPPNHESNEEGAVLFAMDHNTTAEEVFFESVSASWNYYTNLTDENAALQVKASLEEQNFTEAWGKKAKELYGSIWSNFSDPQLRKIIGSIQTLGPSNLPLEEREKYNTLLSDMDKIYSTAKVCLDNGTCWELEPDISDIMATSRSYKKLLYAWEGWHNAAGNPLRAKYEQFVSLSNEAYKKDGFEDTGSYWRSWYDSATFEDDLEALYKQLEPLYLSLHAFVRRKLYDRYGPKYINLKGPIPAHLLGNMWAQQWNNIYDLMVPYPEKPNLDVTSTMVQEGWNATRMFRVSEEFFTSLGLLEMPLEFWKHSMLEKPTDGREVVCHASAWDFYNRKDFRIKQCTTVTMEQLFTVHHEMGHVQYYLQYKDQPVTFRSGANPGFHEAIGDVMSLSVSTPSHLQKIGLLSSATEDEESNINYLLKMALEKIAFLPFGYLIDQWRWNVFSGRTPTNRYNYDWWYLRTKYQGICAPVSRNESNFDPGAKYHIPGNTPYIRYFVSFILQFQFHKALCQAAGHSGPLHTCDIYMSKEAGDKLREVLKAGSSKSWQEILFNLTGTDKMDAGPLLEYFSPVFTWLQEQNNKTNEVLGWPEFDWRPPIPEGYPEGIDKIADEAQAKEFLSEYNSTAEAVWNAYTEASWAYNTNITDHNKQIMLDKNLAMSKHTLDYGMRARQFDYSDFQDESVKRILKKLSVIERAALPEDELMEYNTLLSDMETTYSVAKVCRENQICHPLEPDLTDIMASSRDYDELLFAWKGWRDASGKNIKNNYKRYVELSNKAAVLNGYTDNGAYWRSLYETPTFEEDLERLYQQLQPLYLNLHAYVRRALYKKYGAEHINLKGPIPAHLLGNMWAQSWSNIFDLVIPFPDATKVDATPAMKQQGWTPKRMFEESNNFFTSLGLTPMPQEFWDKSMIEKPADGREVVCHASAWDFYNRKDFRIKQCTVVNMDDLITVHHEMGHVQYFLQYMDQPISFRDGANPGFHEAVGDVMALSVSTPKHLHSIKLLDQVTENKESDINYLMSIALDKIAFLPFGYLMDQWRWKVFDGRIKEDEYNQQWWNLRLKYQGLCPPAPRSEDDFDPGAKFHIPANVPYIRYFVSFVIQFQFHKALCDVAKHTGPLHTCDIYGSKEAGEILGNALKMGFSKPWPEAMELITGQPNMSADALLNYFEPLMTWLVEENKKNGEVLGWPEYSWTPYIATSDQADSSQANFLGMSLDNSQATAGGWILLALALIFLITTIFFGVKFFSVRRKAFISNSEMELK, from the exons ATGCTCCCggcactggggctgctgctggggctgagccTGGTGGGTGCCCTTCTGCCTAACCATGAACCCCCCAACCATGAAAGCAACGAGGAAGGAGCCGTCCTCTTTGCCATGGACCACAACACAACGGCAGAGGAAGTCTTCTTTGAGAGCGTCTCGGCCAGCTGGAATTACTACACCAACCTGACAGATGAAAACGCGGCTCTGCAG GTGAAGGCATCGCTGGAGGAGCAAAACTTCACGGAGGCGTGGGGGAAGAAAGCCAAGGAGCTCTATGGCAGCATCTGGAGCAACTTCAGTGACCCACAGCTCAGAAAGATCATCGGCTCCATCCAGACCCTGGGACCCTCCAACTTGCCcctggaggagagagaaaag TACAACACCCTCCTGAGCGACATGGACAAAATCTACTCCACGGCCAAGGTGTGCCTGGACAACGGCacctgctgggagctggagccAG ACATCTCGGACATCATGGCAACATCTCGCAGCTACAAGAAGCTGCTCTACGCTTGGGAGGGGTGGCACAACGCCGCAGGCAACCCGCTGCGTGCCAAGTATGAGCAGTTCGTCAGTCTGAGCAACGAGGCCTATAAGAAGGATG GATTCGAGGACACGGGCAGCTACTGGCGCTCCTGGTATGACTCAGCCACCTTCGAGGATGACTTGGAAGCTCTCTACAAACAGCTGGAGCCACTCTACCTCAGCCTGCATGCCTTTGTCCGGAGGAAGCTGTACGACCGCTATGGCCCCAAATACATCAACCTGAAGGGTCCCATCCCTGCTCACCTCCTGG gcaACATGTGGGCTCAGCAGTGGAACAACATCTATGATCTGATGGTCCCCTACCCTGAGAAGCCCAATCTCGATGTCACAAGCACCATGGTGCAGGAG GGCTGGAATGCCACCCGCATGTTCCGGGTCTCAGAAGAGTTCTTCACGTCCTTGGGGCTGCTGGAGATGCCCCTTGAGTTTTGGAAGCATTCCATGCTGGAGAAGCCAACTGATGGACGGGAGGTGGTGTGTCACGCCTCAGCCTGGGACTTCTACAATCGCAAGGACTTCAG GATCAAGCAGTGCACAACGGTGACCATGGAGCAGCTGTTCACAGTGCACCATGAGATGGGTCACGTCCAGTACTACCTGCAGTACAAGGACCAGCCTGTCACCTTCCGCAGTGGGGCCAACCCTGGCTTCCACGAGGCCATCGGTGATGTCATGTCCCTGTCTGTCTCCACCCCCAGCCACCTCCAGAAAATCGGGCTGCTCAGCAGTGCCACCGAGGATGAAG AAAGCAACATCAACTATCTGCTGAAGATGGCCTTGGAGAAGATCGCCTTCCTACCCTTCGGCTACCTCATCGACCAATGGCGCTGGAACGTGTTCAGTGGCCGCACGCCCACGAACCGTTACAACTACGACTGGTGGTATCTGAG AACCAAATACCAGGGTATCTGTGCTCCGGTTTCAAGGAATGAAAGCAACTTTGACCCTGGAGCAAAGTACCACATCCCTGGGAACACCCCTTACATCAG GTACTTTGTGAGCTTCATCCTCCAGTTCCAGTTTCACAAGGCGCTGTGCCAGGCGGCCGGCCACAGCGGTCCCCTGCACACCTGTGACATCTACATGTCCAAAGAGGCTGGAGACAAACTCAG GGAAGTGTTGAAAGCTGGGTCTTCCAAGTCATGGCAGGAAATCCTGTTCAACCTCACTGGCACGGATAAGATGGATGCTGGACCCCTCCTGGAGTACTTCAGCCCTGTCTTCACGTGGCTTCAGGAGCAGAACAATAAAACCAATGAGGTGCTGGGCTGGCCTGAGTTTGACTGGCGTCCTCCTATCCCTGAAGGCTATCCTGAAGGCATTG ATAAAATAGCAGATGAAGCACAAGCTAAAGAGTTCTTATCCGAGTACAACAGTACGGCCGAGGCAGTGTGGAACGCCTACACCGAGGCATCCTGGGCCTACAACACCAACATCACTGACCACAACAAGCAGATCATG CTGGATAAGAACTTGGCCATGTCCAAGCACACCCTTGACTACGGCATGAGGGCCAGGCAGTTCGACTACTCCGACTTCCAGGATGAAAGTGTCAAACGCATCCTCAAGAAGCTGAGCGTCATTgagagagcagccctgcctgaGGATGAGCTGATGGAG tacAACACCCTCCTCTCAGACATGGAGACCACATACAGCGTAGCCAAGGTCTGCAGAGAGAACCAGATCTGTCACCCCTTGGAGCCTG ACCTCACAGATATCATGGCCAGCTCACGGGATTATGATGAGCTCCTCTTTGCCTGGAAGGGCTGGCGGGATGCTTCTGGGAAGAATATCAAGAACAACTACAAGCGATACGTGGAACTGAGCAACAAGGCAGCTGTCCTCAACG GATACACAGACAACGGGGCCTACTGGAGATCCCTGTATGAGACACCCACCTTTGAGGAAGATCTGGAGAGGCTgtaccagcagctgcagcccctgtACCTCAACCTGCATGCCTACGTACGCCGAGCCCTATATAAAAAGTATGGTGCAGAGCACATAAACCTGAAGGGTCCCATCCCTGCTCATCTGCTAG GCAACATGTGGGCCCAGTCATGGTCCAACATTTTCGACCTGGTGATACCTTTTCCGGATGCCACCAAGGTGGATGCTACCCCAGCTATGAAACAACAG GGCTGGACACCCAAGAGGATGTTTGAAGAGTCGAACAATTTCTTTACCTCTCTGGGCCTCACCCCAATGCCACAGGAGTTCTGGGACAAGTCCATGATTGAGAAGCCAGCAGATGGGCGAGAGGTGGTTTGTCACGCCTCAGCCTGGGACTTCTACAACCGCAAGGACTTCAG GATCAAACAGTGCACCGTGGTGAACATGGACGACCTAATCACTGTGCACCATGAGATGGGCCATGTCCAGTACTTCCTGCAGTACATGGACCAGCCCATCTCGTTCCGCGACGGAGCCAACCCTGGCTTCCACGAGGCTGTTGGGGATGTCATGGCCTTGTCTGTCTCCACCCCCAAACACCTGCATAGCATCAAACTGCTTGACCAAGTCACAGAGAACAAAG AAAGTGACATTAACTACCTGATGAGCATCGCCCTGGACAAAATCGCCTTCCTGCCCTTCGGATACCTCATGGACCAGTGGCGCTGGAAGGTGTTTGATGGGCGGATCAAGGAGGATGAGTACAACCAGCAATGGTGGAATCTCAG GCTGAAGTACCAGGGCTTGTGCCCACCAGCACCAAGGTCTGAAGATGACTTTGACCCCGGGGCAAAGTTTCACATCCCTGCCAATGTTCCCTACATAAG GTACTTTGTCAGCTTTGTGATCCAGTTCCAGTTCCACAAGGCGCTCTGCGATGTAGCAAAGCACACGGGTCCCCTGCACACGTGTGACATCTACGGGTCCAAAGAAGCTGGGGAGATCTTGGG GAATGCCCTGAAGATGGGTTTCAGCAAGCCGTGGCCCGAAGCCATGGAGCTCATCACAGGGCAACCCAACATGTCAGCTGATGCCTTGTTGAATTACTTTGAGCCTCTCATGACATGGCTGGTGGAGGAGAATAAGAAGAACGGGGAGGTCCTGGGCTGGCCCGAGTACAGCTGGACTCCTTACATAG ccaCTTCAGACCAAGCAGACTCCAGTCAAGCCAATTTCCTGGGCATGTCCTTGGACAACAGTCAAGCCACAGCAGGCGGCTGGATCCTCCTTGCCCTGGCACTCATTTTCCTGATCACCACCATCTTCTTTGGTGTCAAGTTCTTCTCAGTCAGGAGAAAGGCCTTCATATCCAACTCAGAAATGGAACTGAAATGA